One genomic segment of Mytilus trossulus isolate FHL-02 chromosome 4, PNRI_Mtr1.1.1.hap1, whole genome shotgun sequence includes these proteins:
- the LOC134715722 gene encoding anoctamin-8-like isoform X3 yields MDISQFHNMTAKYGERIIDMVGTIFTTYKLFGKKLLKTSRLVASTQVLTNSAIPTDDCDVVVAFPSEPDTNVLMWLLDKLRERTPDIIVHVRHHSNTKGPVLHLTATHQSLLKVAEELGIRKPLKEEYGGGMKEFNYEDHECFSGVSDSEFFSSQERQSIIHYMLNNLRANEGEKLGNITFLEGQSIIPLLETELIISQVFPLHSTDDLMELRETWMQKFFSKQPLDKICNYFGVKIAMYFAYLGHYTVALCLPALIGFLIWFIQGEDEGADDLDLLIFALFNAIWATLYLEHWKRRSSKLAYEWGTLDKKDELLEDPRPLFTGDLRESPVTGRLEPYYPQWKRNLFRYFVSLPVVLLCLLVVFVVMLLIFQFQEWINRKVAVDSYPGFLTFVPKILLAICIGISDEIYKKIAFLLNDMENYRMDEAYENHLITKLATFQFVNSFLSLFYIAFYLQDMDRLRDQLAAILITRQILGNIKEALLPYLQWQARLCKVGYEMVSKLSPSDSSKGDNCQDEPSEGSEIRKRTVIFQDSSKEENTEIPKRKPGDRRHSIYVKRSLKLTQAEVESEMKKYEDTLEDHLEMLIQFGYVTLFSSAFPLAALCALLNNIIEIRSDAFKLCMHHQRPFGKSVESIGTWQDALELMGILAVGVNCALIGVSGQISRLLPVTELSTTIIIIVVLEHVILALKLLIAYAIPDVPEAIATKKAKLEFLRREALKKLESQTSNSGSGIVHSLPRQISKNNITPLGSIDSKSQASSTPTTYTSLKINLSNNPSQRNRTDNSKSNTSVEDTMEKTDLTANKIFAKVSPVQTMPKKDPIRFITNPYAATEGKKNHINDSMSRSSVSGLRTGHKVIPSADGHQAANQNTNPRYLSRSYSVDSDHIEKYIDRSTGTINRQQYMPDEQIQKLIANAERRRSGTYVSSMTIPLNSTTQRKTIFSVVKTGQSSHVIPSDRHLHHDREEHNKTTDTKGYHSVRKMDNVNKESSL; encoded by the exons ATGGACATTTCTCAATTCCATAATATGACTGCTAAATATGGAGAAAGGATTATTGATATGGTTGGAACAATATTTACAA CATACAAACTTTTCGGAAAAAAATTGCTGAAAACAAGTCGTCTTGTTGCTTCCACACAAGTTTTGACCAATAGTGCCATTCCAACCGATGATTGTGATGTTGTTGTGGCATTTCCCTCAGAACCAGACACTAATGTCCTCATGTGGTTACTGGACAAACTAAGGGAGAGAACTCCAGATATCATTGTACATGTAAGACATCACAGCAACACAAAGGGACCAGTTCTTCATTTGACAGCTACACATCAGAG tCTTTTGAAAGTTGCTGAGGAACTAGGGATCAGGAAGCCACTGAAAGAAGAATATGGAGGTGGAATGAAGGAATTTAACTATGAGGACCATGAATGTTTTTCTGGAGTCAGTGATTCTGAGTTCTTTAGTAGTCAGGAAAGGCAGAGCATCATACATtacatgttaaataatttgaGAGCCAATGAAGGAGAAAAACTgggaaacataacatttctAGAAGGGCAGTCTATCA ttccaCTTTTAGAAACAGAGCTAATCATATCACAAGTCTTCCCACTTCATAGTACAGATGATTTGATGGAATTAAGAGAAACATGGATGCAGAAATTCTTCAGCAAGCAACCTcttg ATAAGATATGTAATTATTTTGGAGTAAAGATAGCGATGTACTTTGCCTACCTTGGACATTACACTGTAGCATTGTGTCTACCAGCACTTATTGGATTTCTAATCTGGTTCATTCAAGGGGAAGATGAG ggAGCAGATGACTTGGatttattgatatttgccttATTTAATGCTATATGGGCTACATTGTACTTAGAACACTGGAAAAGGAGAAGTTCTAAGCTGGCTTATGAGTGGGGAACATTAGATAAAAAGGATGAGTTGTTAGAAGATCCAAGACCATTGTTCACA gGAGACCTCAGAGAAAGTCCAGTAACGGGCAGACTAGAACCATATTACCCTCAGTGGAAGAGGAATTTATTTCGCTATTTTGTATCTCTGCCTGTGGTCCTTCTCTGTTTATTGGTTGTCTTTGTGGTCATGTTGCTGATCTTCCAGTTCCAGGAATGGATCAACAGAAAAGTAGCAGTAGACAGTTACCCAGGATTCCTCACTTTTGTTCCTAAGATTCTATTGGCTATATGTATAGGAATATCTGATGAGATCTACAAGAAGATTGCCTTCTTGTTAAATGATATGG aaAACTACAGAATGGATGAAGCATATGAAAATCATCTCATCACAAAATTAGCAACa tTTCAGTTTGTGAATTCTTTTCTGTCACTGTTTTACATTGCCTTTTACTTACAAGACATGGACAGACTCAGAGAT CAATTAGCAGCTATTTTGATAACAAGACAGATATTGGGTAACATCAAAGAAGCTCTGTTACCATATCTACAATGGCAAGCCAGACTTTGTAAAGTTGGTTATGAAATGGTCAGTAAACTGTCTCCTAGTGATTCTTCCAAGGGAGACAATTGTCAAGATGAGCCCTCAGAAGGATCAGAAATAAGGAAAAGGACTGTCATCTTTCAGGATAGTTCAAAGGAAGAAAATACAGAGATCCCAAAACGAAAACCAGGAGATAGAAGACATAGTATCTATGTTAAAAGAAGTTTAAAATTAACTCAGGCTGAAGTTGAAAGTGAAATGAAAAag TATGAAGACACATTAGAAGACCATTTAGAGATGTTGATACAGTTTGGATATGTGACATTATTTTCCTCAGCGTTTCCATTGGCAGCATTGTGTGCTTTGTTAAACAATATCATAGAAATCCGTAGTGATGCATTTAAACTTTGTATGCATCATCAGAGACCATTTGGCAAGAGTGTAGAGAGTATTGGTACTTGGCAG GATGCTTTGGAACTAATGGGAATACTAGCTGTTGGTGTAAACTGTGCTCTGATTGGTGTAAGTGGACAAATCAGCCGTCTGCTTCCTGTGACAGAACTGTCAACAACTATAATTATCATTGTTGTTTTAGAG caTGTCATATTagctttaaaattattaatagcCTATGCCATTCCGGATGTACCAGAAGCCATTGCTACCAAAAAAGCTAAATTAGAATTTCTCCGAAGAGAAGCACTAAAG aaattagAATCTCAAACTTCCAACAGTGGTTCTGGAATAGTGCACAGTTTACCAAGACAAATATCCAAAAATAATATTACTCCGCTTGGAAGTATTGATTCTAAAAGTCAAGCCTCATCTACACCTACTACATATACaagtttgaaaattaatttgtcTAATAATCCATCTCAGAGAAATAGAACAGATAATAGTAAATCTAATACCTCTGTAGAAGACACAATGGAGAAAACAGATTTGACAGCAAATAAAATCTTTGCAAAAGTGAGCCCAGTTCAGACTATGCCCAAAAAAGATCCGATACGATTTATCACTAATCCATATGCAGCTACTGAAGGGAAAAAGAATCATATAAATGATTCAATGTCTAGGAGTAGTGTTTCAGGTCTAAGAACTGGACATAAAGTTATTCCATCAGCAGACGGGCACCAAGCTGCAAACCAAAATACAAACCCTCGATATTTATCAAGGTCTTATTCCGTTGACAGTGACCACATTGAAAAGTACATCGATCGTAGTACAGGTACTATAAATAGACAACAATACATGCCTGatgaacaaatacaaaaactgaTAGCCAATGCCGAAAGGAGGCGTTCAGGGACATATGTGTCATCTATGACAATACCATTAAATTCCACAACACAGagaaaaactattttttctgTTGTAAAAACTGGTCAATCATCTCATGTAATACCATCAGACAGACATTTACATCATGATAGAGAGGAACATAATAAAACAACTGATACAAAAGGTTATCATTCAGTTAGAAAAATGGACAATGTAAACAAGGAATCCAGCTTGTGA